AGAGAGTTCATGTATTTTTTCAGATAATTCAGGCAAACTAGATGTCTTCAAGGTCGTTTCAAATTTTGCTTCCAAGTTTCGTTTTTGCTTTTGTAGCGCTCCAAAAAAGAATCTCAGCCAAGGGTCATAAACGGGTTCATCGCCTTTTAAAGTTCCTTGAGTTCTTCTTAAAGCGATATAATAGCGATCTTTATTTGCTTCAATAACTGTTTCCAAAGACGAGTAAGGCACGTATTCGTATCCAGATTTTAGCAATAACAATGTTGTTAATATGCGAGATAATCGCCCATTTCCGTCCTGGAATGGATGAATCGCTAAAAAATGAACAGTAAAGATAGCGATGACCACCAACGGGTGCATGCTTCGATCTTCGAAATGATCGCGTGCCCAATCTACAAGGTCTTTCATAGCTCTAGGCGTATCAAATGGTGTTGCCGTTTCAAAAACAACGCCGATGCTTTTTCCGTCAGCGTCAAATGCCTCTACGTGATTCGAGAATTTCTTATAATCTCCACGATGCCTTTGATCCTTGGCCACATATTGAAGTAGACGGGCATGCAGTTGCCTGACGTAGTTTTCGGTTAAACGCAGTTCTTGGTACGATTCATAGACCAAATTAATGGCTTCTGCGTAGCCAGCGACTTCCTCTTCATCACGGTTTTTAAAAGAATTTAAATCAAGTCTTTCCAATAGCTCAGCGATCTCTTGGTCGGTT
This sequence is a window from Myxococcota bacterium. Protein-coding genes within it:
- a CDS encoding Fic family protein, which translates into the protein MAQLPVEIQLTSEIVQILSEVDEFKGRFSNAAGIPREKLNLLRKVATIESIGSSTRIEGVKLTDQEIAELLERLDLNSFKNRDEEEVAGYAEAINLVYESYQELRLTENYVRQLHARLLQYVAKDQRHRGDYKKFSNHVEAFDADGKSIGVVFETATPFDTPRAMKDLVDWARDHFEDRSMHPLVVIAIFTVHFLAIHPFQDGNGRLSRILTTLLLLKSGYEYVPYSSLETVIEANKDRYYIALRRTQGTLKGDEPVYDPWLRFFFGALQKQKRNLEAKFETTLKTSSLPELSEKIHELSKQKERLTMHDIELAIDAPKSSIKFHLKKLVAGGSLDRHGQGRGVWYSQGSQKSL